A portion of the uncultured Draconibacterium sp. genome contains these proteins:
- a CDS encoding DUF4835 family protein has product MLKQIVIALLFLFIFVEEGAAQELRCNVTVSARGIQGANQNLFRTMQSDLYDFMNNRKWTDHVYSYDEKIRCNILIRLDEQISADEFRGSIQVQLTRPIFNSSYTSTVLNIKDNDFHCKYVEFQPLEFNETSNRDNLTNIMAFYAYVILGFDYDTFSEEGGTEFFQKAQAIVNNSQNARERGWKAFESERNRYWLIENVLNKSYSSFRTCMYNYHRNGLDMMSDRVEEGRANVAESLRDIQKVFRRRPSTYILQMFFDAKADELVNIFSKSFPDERNRVMTILNEVDPSNGSKYEKIAENEGF; this is encoded by the coding sequence ATGTTAAAGCAAATCGTAATAGCGCTTTTATTTCTGTTTATTTTCGTTGAAGAAGGTGCTGCACAAGAACTTCGTTGTAATGTAACCGTTTCAGCACGAGGGATTCAGGGGGCTAACCAAAACCTGTTTCGCACCATGCAGTCCGATCTGTATGATTTCATGAATAACCGAAAATGGACAGATCATGTGTACAGTTACGATGAGAAAATACGCTGTAATATCCTGATTCGTCTTGACGAGCAAATTTCTGCTGATGAATTTAGAGGATCAATACAGGTGCAGTTAACACGCCCGATATTTAATTCAAGCTATACTTCTACGGTTCTAAATATTAAAGACAACGATTTTCATTGCAAGTATGTGGAGTTTCAACCGCTGGAATTTAATGAAACATCAAATCGCGACAACCTGACGAACATTATGGCGTTTTATGCTTATGTGATTCTAGGATTCGATTACGATACTTTTTCGGAAGAGGGTGGGACTGAGTTTTTTCAGAAAGCGCAAGCCATTGTAAATAATTCGCAAAATGCCCGCGAACGTGGATGGAAAGCCTTTGAAAGTGAACGGAACAGGTACTGGTTAATCGAGAATGTGCTCAATAAATCGTATTCATCATTCCGCACTTGTATGTATAATTATCACCGAAATGGCTTGGATATGATGTCGGATAGAGTAGAAGAAGGGCGTGCTAATGTTGCCGAGTCACTTCGCGATATTCAGAAAGTTTTTCGCCGTCGTCCATCAACTTACATTTTGCAAATGTTTTTTGATGCCAAGGCTGATGAATTGGTAAACATCTTTTCAAAATCATTCCCTGACGAGCGGAACAGGGTGATGACCATTTTGAATGAGGTTGATCCATCAAACGGAAGCAAATACGAAAAGATTGCCGAAAACGAAGGCTTCTAA
- the coaBC gene encoding bifunctional phosphopantothenoylcysteine decarboxylase/phosphopantothenate--cysteine ligase CoaBC, giving the protein MRLKGKNIILGVTGSIAAYKAAMLLRLFIKEGAEVQVVITPAGKQFITPVTLSALSDKPVVSEFFGANDGTWNSHVDLGLWADVMVIAPATASTMGKMANGIADNMLITTYLSAKCPVMVAPAMDLDMFAHPSTQRNISILKEYGNIIVEPGEGELASGLTGKGRMEEPEKILEAVIQQLEVKKKLLNKSYLVTAGPTFEKIDPVRFIGNYSSGKMGYAIAEELAEQGADVTLVSGPVSVTTKKLGVTVVPVESAEEMYKASVEHFKSADGAIMCAAVADFTPAKKEDEKTKRGKENWHIELQPTKDIAAELGKLKTEKQLLVGFALETNNELANAEGKLLKKNLDFIVLNSLKDKGAGFGVDTNKITIIEKDNKQTDFELKDKAEVAKDIVAKIIELNH; this is encoded by the coding sequence ATGAGGCTCAAAGGAAAAAATATTATACTCGGAGTAACAGGAAGTATTGCAGCTTATAAGGCCGCAATGCTTCTTCGGCTTTTTATAAAGGAGGGTGCCGAAGTGCAGGTGGTGATAACACCTGCCGGAAAACAATTTATTACACCCGTAACTTTATCAGCATTGTCGGACAAACCTGTTGTTAGCGAGTTTTTTGGTGCAAACGACGGTACATGGAACAGCCATGTTGACCTGGGATTGTGGGCAGATGTAATGGTAATTGCACCGGCAACTGCATCAACCATGGGAAAAATGGCCAACGGAATTGCTGATAATATGTTGATCACAACATATCTTTCAGCAAAATGCCCGGTAATGGTGGCACCTGCCATGGACCTCGATATGTTTGCGCATCCTTCAACACAACGTAATATTTCAATTCTGAAAGAATATGGGAATATTATTGTTGAACCCGGCGAAGGAGAATTAGCCAGCGGACTAACTGGCAAAGGCAGGATGGAAGAACCTGAAAAAATTCTCGAAGCAGTTATCCAACAGCTTGAGGTAAAAAAAAAACTTCTGAATAAATCCTACCTGGTAACCGCCGGTCCTACTTTCGAAAAAATCGATCCCGTTCGCTTTATTGGTAATTATTCTTCAGGTAAAATGGGTTATGCCATTGCCGAAGAATTGGCCGAACAAGGTGCTGACGTCACTTTGGTATCCGGTCCTGTTTCGGTAACGACAAAGAAATTGGGAGTAACAGTTGTTCCGGTTGAATCGGCCGAAGAAATGTACAAGGCTTCTGTTGAGCATTTTAAAAGTGCCGATGGTGCAATAATGTGCGCTGCAGTTGCCGATTTTACTCCTGCAAAGAAGGAGGATGAAAAAACAAAACGCGGCAAAGAGAACTGGCACATCGAATTGCAACCAACAAAAGATATTGCTGCCGAATTAGGTAAACTAAAAACAGAAAAGCAACTTTTGGTAGGTTTTGCGCTTGAAACCAACAACGAACTGGCAAATGCAGAAGGTAAATTGTTGAAAAAGAACCTCGACTTTATTGTGTTGAATTCGTTGAAAGACAAGGGAGCCGGTTTTGGTGTTGACACCAATAAAATAACCATCATTGAAAAGGACAATAAACAAACCGATTTTGAGTTAAAAGATAAAGCTGAGGTAGCAAAAGATATCGTAGCAAAAATTATTGAATTGAACCATTAG
- a CDS encoding DNA-directed RNA polymerase subunit omega has product MDYKKTKAAPSTISRDLEVLTQETGNIYETVMILAKRANQISSELKEELNQKLQEFASYTDNLEEIFENREQIEISKFYERLPKPTLIAFEELKEGEIYHRNPTRENKKRI; this is encoded by the coding sequence ATGGATTACAAGAAAACAAAAGCAGCTCCGTCAACTATTTCACGCGACCTTGAAGTATTAACTCAGGAAACCGGAAATATATACGAAACCGTAATGATTCTTGCTAAAAGAGCAAACCAAATCTCATCGGAATTAAAAGAAGAGCTTAACCAAAAGCTGCAGGAATTCGCTTCGTACACCGACAATTTGGAGGAAATCTTTGAAAACAGAGAACAAATTGAGATCTCTAAATTTTACGAGCGTTTGCCAAAACCAACTCTTATTGCGTTTGAAGAATTAAAAGAAGGTGAAATTTATCACCGTAATCCAACGCGCGAGAACAAAAAACGCATCTAA
- the bamD gene encoding outer membrane protein assembly factor BamD, with the protein MKMRFLGIGLLAILLITASCGDYNKIVKSTDYDFKYKKAVEYYEDGEYVRSATLFRELVNIYRGTSRADKIYYYYAKSMIGQKDYLMAGHYFKSLVKEFPTSEYVEEAQFMIGYCSYLLSPKPRLDQQVTQNAIDALQLYINLYPYSDRVEEANRLIDELEDKLVYKSYLSAKLYYDFERYKAAVVALRNSLEKYPESKYREELKYMLLKSKYLLASNSVVEKQNERYTNALDEYFSFVDEYPDSEYKKEVDRFYEKASEILNYKEEDLNIN; encoded by the coding sequence ATGAAAATGAGATTTTTGGGGATTGGATTACTAGCTATTTTATTGATAACTGCTTCGTGTGGAGACTACAACAAAATTGTAAAAAGTACCGATTACGACTTCAAATACAAAAAAGCTGTTGAATATTACGAGGACGGAGAATATGTTCGTTCTGCAACGCTGTTCAGAGAATTGGTAAACATTTACCGCGGAACCTCACGAGCCGATAAGATTTATTATTACTATGCGAAAAGTATGATTGGCCAGAAAGACTATTTAATGGCAGGTCATTATTTTAAGTCGTTGGTAAAAGAATTTCCAACCAGTGAGTATGTTGAGGAAGCACAATTTATGATTGGTTACTGCTCGTATTTATTGTCGCCAAAACCAAGACTTGATCAACAGGTAACACAAAATGCGATTGATGCGTTACAGTTATACATTAACTTATACCCTTATAGCGACAGAGTGGAGGAAGCCAACCGTTTAATTGATGAGTTGGAAGACAAATTAGTTTATAAATCGTATTTAAGTGCTAAATTGTATTACGATTTTGAAAGATATAAAGCAGCGGTAGTTGCCTTGAGAAACAGTTTAGAAAAATACCCCGAGAGTAAATACCGTGAAGAGCTTAAGTACATGTTGTTGAAATCGAAATACCTACTGGCATCAAATAGTGTTGTTGAAAAACAAAATGAACGATATACAAATGCATTAGACGAATATTTTTCATTTGTTGATGAATATCCGGATAGTGAGTACAAAAAAGAGGTTGATAGGTTTTACGAAAAAGCCTCAGAAATATTAAATTACAAAGAAGAAGATTTAAACATTAATTAG
- a CDS encoding aminotransferase class I/II-fold pyridoxal phosphate-dependent enzyme, producing the protein MDIFDKFRNNKGDIGKWMDQIHGYFAFPKLEGEIAARMNFRGKEVLTWSLNNYLGLANHPEVRKADAEAAEQYGMAYPMGARMMSGQTVKHEQLERELAAFVSKPDAFLLNYGYQGMVSAIDVLASRNDVIVYDSESHACIMDGVFLHKAKGGKSFVFQHNDMEKCRKMLGFAQKRAAETGGGILVITEGVFGMTGQVGKLDEIVALKKEFDFRLFVDDAHGFGTMGPTGAGSGEHFGVQDGIDIYFGTFAKAMAGIGGFVACETDICYILRYNMRSQTFAKSLPMPMTIGALKRLDMIRTMPELREKLWTIVNALQGGLKEAGFDLGKTNTQVTPVYMKGGEAEATQMVYDLRENYGIFCSMVVYPVIPKGEILLRLIPTAMHTLEDVELTLKAFKEAREKLLSGVYKSDDLAKVEVDK; encoded by the coding sequence GTGGATATATTTGATAAATTCAGAAATAATAAAGGTGATATTGGCAAGTGGATGGACCAAATTCACGGATATTTTGCATTTCCAAAACTGGAAGGCGAGATTGCAGCCAGAATGAACTTCCGTGGTAAAGAAGTATTAACATGGAGTTTGAACAACTACCTGGGATTGGCCAACCACCCGGAGGTAAGAAAAGCTGATGCGGAAGCTGCAGAGCAATATGGTATGGCTTACCCAATGGGAGCCAGAATGATGTCGGGACAGACCGTGAAGCACGAACAACTGGAGCGCGAATTAGCTGCATTTGTGAGTAAACCAGATGCATTTTTATTAAACTACGGTTACCAGGGAATGGTATCGGCAATTGATGTATTGGCCAGCCGAAACGATGTTATTGTTTACGATTCGGAATCGCACGCCTGTATTATGGACGGAGTTTTCCTTCATAAAGCAAAAGGCGGAAAAAGTTTTGTGTTTCAACACAACGATATGGAGAAATGCCGCAAAATGTTAGGTTTCGCACAAAAACGTGCTGCCGAAACAGGTGGTGGTATTTTAGTAATTACCGAAGGTGTTTTCGGAATGACCGGTCAGGTTGGTAAACTTGATGAGATTGTTGCGCTGAAAAAAGAATTCGATTTCCGTTTGTTTGTTGATGATGCACACGGTTTTGGAACAATGGGACCAACAGGAGCCGGATCGGGTGAGCATTTTGGTGTTCAGGACGGTATTGATATTTACTTCGGAACATTTGCAAAAGCAATGGCCGGAATTGGTGGCTTTGTGGCCTGCGAAACAGATATCTGCTACATTTTACGTTACAATATGCGTTCGCAAACATTTGCAAAATCGTTGCCAATGCCAATGACTATTGGTGCTTTGAAACGCCTCGATATGATTCGTACAATGCCTGAATTGCGCGAAAAACTTTGGACAATTGTTAACGCACTGCAAGGTGGACTTAAAGAAGCCGGTTTCGATCTTGGAAAAACAAATACTCAGGTAACACCGGTGTATATGAAAGGCGGCGAGGCAGAAGCGACTCAAATGGTTTACGATCTTCGCGAGAATTACGGTATTTTCTGCTCGATGGTTGTTTACCCGGTTATTCCTAAAGGCGAAATTCTGTTGCGTTTAATACCTACAGCAATGCACACTTTAGAAGATGTTGAACTAACATTGAAAGCATTCAAAGAAGCGCGCGAAAAACTACTTTCGGGAGTTTATAAAAGCGATGATTTAGCAAAAGTTGAAGTTGACAAATAA
- a CDS encoding acetylxylan esterase, whose protein sequence is MNKLILCLLFFAFLSNASAQFDANYDESKVPEFKLPNPLKSFNGKNIRNSKKWESKRRPELLNFFTENMYGEVPGKLQISSVDVIEESNNALNGKAIRKQVELVFKNHGKTLDFTLLIYLPKTEEKVPLFVGYNFFGNHTITEDVEVRISEAWAANNPSFGIINNQLTEQSRGVRTNKWCVDKIIEAGFGLATIYYGEVDPDKDDFSDGIHPLFYIDDQQQPAANEWGSIAAWSWGLSRALDYFEQDMDIDESKVVVFGHSRLGKTALWAGASDKRFAGVISNNSGCGGAALSKRRFGETLWRINNSFPHWFCKNFRNYSKNEQALPVDQHELIALIAPRPVYVASAEEDLWSDPKGEFLSALYATPVYELYGEKGIEQSEMPDLNQPIQNTVAYHIRTGEHDVTTFDWEQYITWATKFIK, encoded by the coding sequence ATGAACAAACTCATTTTGTGCCTGCTTTTTTTCGCTTTTCTGTCGAATGCTTCAGCTCAGTTTGATGCTAATTACGACGAGAGCAAAGTGCCTGAATTTAAATTACCTAATCCACTTAAATCATTCAATGGAAAAAACATTAGAAACTCAAAAAAGTGGGAGAGTAAACGACGCCCGGAATTGCTTAACTTTTTTACCGAAAACATGTATGGAGAAGTGCCCGGGAAGCTCCAAATTTCATCGGTTGACGTTATCGAAGAAAGTAACAATGCTCTGAACGGAAAAGCGATACGAAAACAAGTGGAGCTTGTTTTTAAAAACCATGGGAAAACACTTGATTTTACGCTATTAATTTACCTACCCAAAACAGAAGAGAAGGTACCATTGTTTGTGGGCTATAATTTTTTTGGAAACCATACAATTACTGAGGATGTTGAAGTTAGAATTTCGGAAGCATGGGCGGCAAATAATCCTTCATTCGGAATTATAAACAATCAGTTAACCGAGCAGTCGAGAGGGGTGCGAACAAATAAATGGTGCGTTGACAAAATTATTGAGGCAGGTTTTGGATTGGCAACAATTTATTACGGAGAAGTAGATCCGGATAAAGATGATTTCTCTGATGGTATTCATCCTTTGTTTTATATCGACGATCAGCAACAACCTGCTGCCAACGAGTGGGGATCGATTGCAGCCTGGTCGTGGGGATTAAGCAGGGCACTGGATTATTTTGAGCAGGATATGGATATTGATGAATCGAAAGTAGTCGTTTTTGGTCACTCGCGATTGGGGAAAACAGCTCTTTGGGCAGGAGCAAGCGATAAACGTTTTGCAGGTGTAATTTCAAATAATTCGGGATGTGGAGGTGCCGCATTATCCAAAAGGCGCTTTGGCGAAACCTTATGGCGTATTAATAATTCTTTTCCGCACTGGTTTTGTAAGAACTTCAGGAATTACAGTAAAAACGAACAAGCTTTACCGGTTGACCAGCACGAGTTGATTGCATTGATAGCTCCCCGTCCGGTGTATGTTGCCAGTGCTGAAGAGGACTTGTGGTCGGACCCAAAAGGCGAATTTCTGTCGGCTTTGTATGCTACTCCTGTGTACGAATTATATGGGGAGAAGGGAATTGAGCAAAGCGAAATGCCCGACTTAAACCAACCGATCCAAAACACGGTTGCTTACCATATCCGAACAGGAGAACACGATGTAACAACTTTTGATTGGGAGCAATACATTACCTGGGCCACAAAATTCATTAAATAA
- a CDS encoding ATP-binding protein, translated as MVSKLVLTLRKVIEQRLKQELRGISVKDSTLPQVVFDNSEIAKFIQKHNLSQPEITTLVIALVPHVSPEFFSNIIAEYLPNGGDFPEFGCVKGKNHRGLLPTGETVLYIISGHDIEKRMKMAKMFEEEHLFAQKGVLHIEAVPAGEPKMSGRLIMDDEFVDLFTSGKISSPKLSSDFPAQRISTDLKWTDLVLKEKTLDEIKELETWLNYNEQLMSEWGMRNKIKPGYRVLFYGPSGTGKTLTTCLLGKFTGRDVYRVDLSMVISKYIGETEKNLSGLFNKAEHKNWILFFDEADSLFGKRTNVRDAHDKYANQEVSYLLQRIEAHSGLVILASNMKGNIDSAFTRRFNAFVEFDAPDASERLKLWQVYMPESNKVSRIICLEQLAKTYELTGANIVNIIHYAGLLTIKHKNTQLENEALMAGIRKEYKKEGKILQK; from the coding sequence ATGGTTTCCAAACTTGTTTTAACCTTACGAAAAGTAATTGAACAACGGCTTAAACAGGAATTAAGAGGAATTAGTGTTAAAGACAGTACATTGCCACAGGTTGTGTTTGATAATTCCGAGATTGCAAAATTTATACAAAAACATAATTTGTCGCAGCCTGAAATAACAACACTTGTAATAGCACTTGTACCACATGTGTCTCCTGAATTTTTCAGCAATATTATTGCAGAATACTTACCAAATGGTGGAGACTTCCCGGAGTTTGGATGTGTGAAAGGTAAAAATCACAGGGGACTGTTACCCACCGGTGAAACAGTTCTTTATATCATATCCGGGCACGATATTGAAAAGCGTATGAAAATGGCTAAAATGTTTGAGGAGGAACATTTGTTTGCACAAAAAGGTGTACTTCATATTGAGGCTGTTCCTGCCGGCGAACCAAAAATGAGCGGTCGTTTAATTATGGATGACGAATTCGTTGATCTTTTTACATCCGGGAAAATTTCGAGTCCTAAACTTAGCAGCGATTTCCCGGCACAACGGATTTCAACGGATTTGAAATGGACCGATCTGGTATTGAAAGAAAAAACGTTAGATGAAATTAAAGAACTTGAAACCTGGTTAAATTACAACGAGCAGTTAATGAGCGAGTGGGGAATGCGTAATAAGATAAAACCTGGATACCGGGTATTGTTTTATGGTCCCTCTGGAACCGGAAAAACATTGACGACATGTTTGTTGGGAAAATTCACCGGACGCGATGTTTACCGTGTGGATTTGTCGATGGTAATCTCAAAATACATAGGCGAAACAGAAAAAAATCTATCAGGCTTGTTTAATAAAGCAGAACACAAAAACTGGATTCTGTTTTTTGATGAGGCTGATTCTTTATTTGGAAAACGAACAAATGTTCGAGATGCACATGATAAATATGCCAACCAGGAAGTTTCGTATCTCTTGCAGCGAATTGAAGCCCATTCCGGGCTTGTTATTTTAGCATCGAATATGAAGGGAAATATCGATAGCGCTTTTACACGAAGGTTTAACGCATTTGTGGAATTTGATGCTCCTGACGCATCTGAACGTTTAAAGTTGTGGCAGGTTTACATGCCAGAAAGCAACAAAGTTAGTAGAATAATTTGCCTGGAACAGCTGGCGAAAACCTACGAATTAACCGGTGCAAACATCGTTAATATTATTCATTATGCCGGTTTGCTGACAATAAAACATAAAAATACGCAGCTTGAGAATGAAGCGTTGATGGCCGGAATACGTAAAGAGTACAAAAAAGAAGGAAAAATTCTGCAAAAATAG
- a CDS encoding DUF4157 domain-containing protein has translation MKTRKNRPENSAKSNQSFFSNRRESGFFARQAKLNVGQPNDKYEQEADRVADQVVNGANESHSFFTSTKSSALQPKLLADSVTPVVQKQEEEEEAQAKLDNVAIQKEEEEEAQAKSEIQRQSEDDEKEEALQPKTENSSFNSHDTTEQLLAESRGAGSALDSKIQTEMESGFGADFSGVKIHTDSRAVQMNKDLGARAFTSGNDVYFNSGNYKPQSNQGKKLLAHELTHTLQQGASRGNNKNISKAANNVQMAAQYDVTNWSPVKLGPPVPRLGANPRTIAIPPTGQIRVNADVTINGQPGDQCGLHEIGTTQTAWSNWIIADYRGATPADGSMTVSHRAPMPMRDPAPGGSVWYDPSNVRMPTGCGSSVHVSHFDSPWHGIPKARNNPAVAGNPLNYLYRYRRGLHLVTYLTANDNSGNFLRRPLRYVYWNSIQNFRFTPQLATPAAAFGMWPFTGQVTVNIGSKGRGATSDAPYYRTGGLLYNNHLGNFANWRIVSRRRY, from the coding sequence ATGAAAACAAGAAAAAATAGACCGGAAAATTCAGCCAAAAGCAATCAGTCGTTTTTTTCAAATAGAAGAGAATCAGGTTTTTTTGCGCGTCAGGCAAAGCTTAATGTTGGGCAGCCCAACGACAAATACGAGCAGGAAGCCGATCGTGTTGCCGATCAGGTTGTAAATGGAGCGAACGAATCGCACTCTTTTTTTACCTCAACCAAATCATCTGCATTACAACCCAAACTATTAGCTGATTCGGTAACTCCAGTAGTACAGAAACAGGAAGAAGAGGAAGAAGCACAGGCCAAGTTGGATAATGTAGCAATTCAGAAGGAAGAAGAGGAGGAGGCACAAGCGAAATCAGAAATTCAGCGTCAATCAGAAGATGATGAAAAGGAAGAAGCATTGCAACCTAAAACTGAAAATAGTTCTTTTAATAGCCACGATACTACAGAACAATTATTGGCCGAAAGCAGAGGTGCCGGAAGTGCCTTAGACTCCAAAATACAAACAGAAATGGAAAGCGGATTTGGAGCTGATTTTAGCGGAGTGAAAATTCATACTGACAGTCGGGCAGTGCAAATGAATAAGGATTTGGGAGCCCGTGCTTTTACTTCAGGTAACGATGTTTATTTTAATTCGGGCAATTATAAGCCTCAATCTAATCAGGGAAAAAAATTATTAGCTCATGAGTTAACACACACTTTGCAACAAGGAGCCAGCCGGGGAAATAATAAAAACATATCAAAAGCAGCTAATAATGTGCAAATGGCCGCTCAATACGATGTTACCAACTGGTCTCCTGTAAAATTGGGGCCTCCGGTTCCACGCCTTGGTGCAAATCCTCGAACTATTGCAATTCCACCAACCGGCCAAATTCGAGTAAATGCGGATGTTACAATTAATGGTCAGCCCGGTGATCAGTGTGGTTTACATGAAATAGGGACAACACAAACTGCGTGGAGCAACTGGATTATTGCCGATTATAGAGGAGCAACACCGGCGGATGGAAGTATGACTGTTAGTCACCGAGCACCAATGCCAATGCGCGATCCGGCTCCGGGAGGAAGTGTGTGGTATGATCCGTCGAACGTTCGGATGCCAACAGGCTGTGGCTCCTCGGTGCATGTTTCGCATTTCGATTCACCGTGGCATGGTATTCCTAAAGCACGAAATAATCCTGCCGTTGCCGGAAATCCATTGAATTACTTATATCGATACAGGCGAGGATTACATTTAGTGACTTATTTAACAGCAAATGATAACAGCGGTAATTTTTTGCGACGACCATTGCGCTATGTTTATTGGAATTCGATACAAAATTTTCGATTTACTCCTCAGCTGGCAACTCCTGCAGCAGCTTTCGGAATGTGGCCTTTTACTGGTCAGGTAACTGTAAATATAGGATCAAAAGGAAGAGGAGCAACCAGTGATGCACCTTACTACCGAACAGGAGGTCTTCTCTATAACAATCACTTAGGCAATTTTGCAAACTGGCGTATTGTTTCGAGAAGGCGGTATTAA
- a CDS encoding contractile injection system tape measure protein yields the protein MYSEKKHIIEKVLLEVDTTSETLAVQIKNNAGFYAEEKLFPLLEKLFDEYDSGETILRFERMDISFSLEDWEDEEALKLKLTENINAQLSRAEISGLSNPGISRSLGKNRNSKQIVQTQQNAKTTFLFFIKNGYLPWYGKQEYIDEITTLKKGSVKITDEAFLSDLKNVLQNSDTAVERLVLQFPDATVLEFIEAFNVLNISDNEQFLHFVNSGGIEFRKRLFTSLIMLSVNTLEGKKYFREILTTYIKTHKAKDKKLAIIEEQAKNLVDEIRGYFGEESITDFLPKNENEIRDILNELVEIEKGSAEPASTSINIRPTNPETEFVFGKNESPFFEEGNNEILVQNAGLVILGPFLPTFLKQFNWVSESGSIKRNEALKVVQAIHFLASGKTLFFEANMVFEKFLCGLPLTTPIPQKSLLNNEVLDEAENLLSQVIKNWPALKNTGIDGLRQMFLSRNGKLIKTEQGFKLIVERKAQDILLDKLQWNISFAKLPWKKELLFVEW from the coding sequence ATGTATTCCGAAAAAAAACATATAATTGAAAAGGTGCTTCTTGAAGTAGATACTACAAGTGAAACGCTGGCAGTTCAGATTAAAAATAATGCCGGTTTTTATGCCGAAGAAAAGTTATTTCCATTGTTAGAGAAACTGTTTGATGAATATGATAGCGGAGAAACTATTTTGCGTTTCGAGCGGATGGATATCAGTTTCTCGTTGGAAGACTGGGAAGATGAAGAAGCTTTAAAATTAAAACTCACGGAGAATATTAATGCGCAGCTGAGCCGGGCAGAAATATCAGGACTGAGTAACCCTGGAATCAGTAGAAGTTTAGGGAAAAATAGGAACTCTAAACAAATTGTACAAACGCAACAAAACGCTAAAACTACATTTCTGTTTTTTATTAAAAACGGCTATCTGCCCTGGTACGGTAAACAAGAATATATTGATGAGATAACAACACTTAAAAAAGGGAGTGTAAAAATAACTGATGAGGCATTTTTATCTGATCTGAAAAACGTACTTCAAAATAGTGATACTGCAGTTGAACGATTGGTTCTTCAGTTTCCGGATGCAACTGTTTTAGAATTTATCGAGGCATTTAATGTGCTAAATATTAGTGATAACGAGCAGTTTTTGCATTTTGTTAATTCCGGTGGTATTGAGTTTAGAAAAAGACTGTTTACATCGTTGATTATGCTTTCTGTTAATACTCTTGAGGGCAAAAAATATTTCAGAGAAATACTGACGACTTATATAAAAACGCATAAAGCCAAAGACAAAAAGTTAGCGATAATAGAAGAACAGGCAAAGAACCTGGTTGATGAAATACGTGGATATTTTGGAGAAGAATCGATTACGGACTTTCTTCCTAAAAACGAAAATGAAATAAGAGACATCTTAAATGAACTGGTTGAAATAGAAAAAGGATCTGCAGAACCGGCAAGTACAAGCATAAATATCAGACCGACGAATCCGGAAACTGAATTTGTTTTCGGTAAAAATGAGTCCCCGTTTTTTGAAGAGGGCAATAATGAAATTCTGGTTCAGAATGCGGGACTTGTGATTTTGGGTCCTTTTTTACCAACTTTTCTGAAACAATTTAATTGGGTGAGTGAAAGTGGCAGTATAAAGCGTAATGAAGCATTAAAAGTTGTTCAGGCGATTCATTTTCTGGCTTCGGGAAAAACGCTCTTTTTTGAAGCAAATATGGTATTTGAAAAGTTTTTGTGTGGACTGCCGCTTACAACTCCAATACCACAAAAAAGTTTGCTAAACAACGAAGTATTGGATGAAGCAGAGAACCTACTCAGCCAGGTTATTAAAAACTGGCCGGCCCTAAAAAATACTGGAATTGATGGTTTGCGACAAATGTTTCTTAGTCGCAACGGAAAACTCATAAAAACTGAGCAGGGGTTTAAACTCATTGTTGAACGTAAGGCTCAGGATATATTACTGGATAAATTGCAATGGAACATTTCTTTTGCAAAACTACCATGGAAGAAGGAATTATTATTTGTAGAATGGTAA